The following are encoded together in the Arcticibacterium luteifluviistationis genome:
- a CDS encoding NADH-quinone oxidoreductase subunit C has product MISHQEIVDELVGHFGTKVTEFEEPHGLLTFVCQANDIIDILEYLKESDRLKFRFLTDITGIHFPDAKGKEFGVVYHLHSFENAVRLRIKVYLSKEDINIPTAVNVYVGANWMERETFDFYGIKFTGHPNLIRILNMDEMDYHPMRKEYPLEDASREDKIDALFGR; this is encoded by the coding sequence ATGATTAGCCATCAAGAAATAGTAGACGAACTGGTTGGCCATTTCGGCACAAAAGTTACAGAGTTTGAAGAACCGCATGGTTTACTCACCTTTGTATGTCAAGCTAATGACATCATTGATATTCTAGAATATCTTAAAGAAAGTGACCGTCTTAAGTTTCGTTTTTTAACAGACATCACGGGTATTCACTTTCCTGATGCTAAAGGCAAAGAATTTGGTGTTGTTTATCATTTGCACAGTTTTGAAAACGCGGTAAGACTTCGTATCAAAGTCTACCTTTCAAAAGAAGACATCAACATACCTACAGCGGTAAATGTCTATGTTGGAGCTAACTGGATGGAAAGAGAGACTTTTGATTTCTACGGAATTAAATTTACAGGACATCCAAATTTGATTCGTATTTTGAATATGGATGAAATGGATTACCACCCAATGCGAAAAGAATACCCATTGGAAGATGCATCCAGAGAAGATAAAATTGACGCACTATTTGGAAGATAA
- a CDS encoding NADH-quinone oxidoreductase subunit D has product MAEELNIPKITSEALALNLPIVEENEHTTLNLGPTHPATHGIFQNILKMDGDKIVSGVQTVGYIHRAFEKIAERRPFYQITTLTDRLNYCSSPINNFGWHMTVEKLLNVEVPKRAQYIRVILMELARISDHLICNSILGVDTGAYSGFLYVFQEREKIYEIYEEICGARLTTNMGRVGGMERDLSPTALAKIKDLVYNSFPKVLAEFENLLSRNRIFMDRTVNVGGITAERAMEYGFTGPNLRAAGVDYDVRAMEPYSSYEDFDFEIPIGHNGDTYDRYQVRNAEMWESLKIIRQALENLPEGPYFANEDHYYLPPKKEVYRSMEALIYHFKIIMGEIDAPIGEVYHAVEGGNGELGYYLVSDGGRTPYRLHFRRPSFIYYQAYSEMVQGLTISDAVAIMSSLNVIAGELDA; this is encoded by the coding sequence ATGGCAGAAGAATTAAACATACCAAAAATAACTTCCGAAGCACTTGCTCTTAATCTACCTATAGTAGAAGAAAACGAGCATACAACGCTTAACTTAGGTCCTACGCACCCTGCCACTCACGGTATATTTCAGAATATACTTAAAATGGACGGGGATAAGATTGTATCCGGTGTTCAGACTGTTGGATATATTCATAGAGCCTTTGAAAAGATTGCGGAAAGACGACCTTTCTATCAAATAACAACACTTACTGATAGGCTAAACTATTGCTCATCGCCAATTAATAATTTTGGATGGCATATGACAGTAGAAAAGCTATTGAACGTAGAAGTACCAAAAAGGGCACAATACATCCGTGTTATTTTGATGGAACTCGCCAGAATCTCTGACCACCTTATTTGTAACTCTATTTTAGGAGTTGACACAGGTGCTTACTCTGGTTTCTTATATGTTTTTCAAGAAAGAGAAAAGATATATGAGATTTACGAAGAAATATGTGGAGCTAGACTAACCACAAACATGGGACGTGTAGGTGGCATGGAAAGAGACCTCTCTCCTACTGCCTTGGCTAAAATCAAAGATTTAGTTTATAATTCCTTCCCGAAGGTTCTTGCTGAATTTGAAAATCTACTAAGTAGAAATAGAATTTTCATGGACAGAACGGTTAATGTAGGTGGCATTACAGCTGAAAGAGCCATGGAATATGGTTTCACAGGTCCAAATCTAAGAGCTGCAGGTGTAGATTATGACGTAAGAGCCATGGAGCCTTACTCTTCTTATGAAGATTTTGATTTTGAAATACCTATAGGTCATAATGGAGATACTTATGACCGTTACCAGGTAAGAAATGCAGAAATGTGGGAGAGCTTGAAAATTATTCGTCAAGCCTTAGAAAACCTTCCTGAAGGACCATATTTCGCTAATGAAGACCATTACTATTTACCACCTAAAAAGGAAGTTTATAGAAGTATGGAAGCCCTTATTTATCATTTTAAAATTATCATGGGAGAGATAGACGCTCCTATTGGTGAAGTGTACCACGCTGTAGAAGGTGGAAATGGGGAATTAGGGTATTACTTAGTTAGTGATGGTGGTAGAACACCCTATAGGCTTCACTTTAGAAGACCAAGTTTTATATATTATCAAGCCTACTCTGAAATGGTACAAGGATTAACCATATCTGACGCCGTGGCAATTATGAGTAGTTTAAATGTAATCGCTGGAGAATTAGATGCCTGA
- a CDS encoding NADH-quinone oxidoreductase subunit NuoE family protein encodes MPELTENIVFSKERLEKVEEIIARYPEGKQKSALLPILHLAQEQFSWLSSQTMDYVAGLLSIQPVEVYEVATFYTMFHLQPVGKHVIEYCRTGPCCVMGGEEVYAHLREKLNIETGQTTEDGLITLKEVECLAACGWGPCFQIREKYFMHLDNQKVDEIIEDLRKTN; translated from the coding sequence ATGCCTGAGTTAACAGAAAATATCGTTTTCAGTAAAGAGAGACTTGAGAAAGTCGAAGAAATAATAGCTCGATACCCAGAAGGTAAGCAGAAATCAGCATTACTGCCTATTCTTCATTTGGCTCAAGAGCAGTTTAGTTGGTTAAGCTCCCAAACCATGGATTATGTGGCCGGACTTTTATCAATTCAGCCAGTAGAGGTGTACGAAGTAGCTACTTTTTATACCATGTTTCACCTTCAACCTGTTGGTAAGCATGTTATTGAATATTGCCGAACAGGGCCTTGCTGTGTTATGGGTGGCGAAGAAGTATACGCTCACTTAAGAGAAAAACTCAATATAGAAACAGGACAAACTACGGAAGATGGTTTAATTACCCTTAAAGAAGTAGAATGCTTAGCTGCTTGTGGCTGGGGACCTTGTTTCCAAATAAGAGAAAAATATTTTATGCACCTTGATAATCAAAAAGTTGATGAGATTATCGAAGACCTGAGGAAGACTAACTAA